The DNA sequence CATCAACCGCGAAGCTGATCGCGCAGAAACTTCGGCAGCACAAAGGCCGCTTGATGCAGCTCCTCGTGGTAATAGGAGAGCTGTGCGTCGAGCTCGGCGATGCGAGCGCTGTCCAGCCCGCGGGTCGGATGGGGCCCCTTGGAAGCAAAGGCAAACGCCCAGAGCGACCCGGGATAGGTCGGCACAATCGAGGTATAAAAATCGACGCTCGCGAAGGATTCTCGCAGCATTTTACCGACGCCGGCCACTCGCGTGGGCTGATAAACAATCGAGTCACTCTGGGGCACCAGAATACCGTCGGCGCGCAGCACCCGATGACAAGCGGCGTAGAATTCCGGCGTAAAGAGAACCACGCCGGCATCCACCGGATCGGTGGAATCCACCAGAATTACGTCAAACGACGCGTCGGGCGCCTCGTTCACATAGGCCAGTCCGTCACCAATGATCAGATTGGCTTTCGGGTGGTCAAAGGCCGAGGCGACCTGCGGCAGGTGCTTTTTGCACTGCTCCACCACAACCTGGTCAATTTCGACCATCACGGCTTCTTCAACCCCGGGATGCTTGACCACCTCGCGCAGCGTTCCCCCGTCGCCGCCACCGATGATCAGTACTCGTCGGGGGTTGGGATGGGCAAAAAGCGGCACGTGAGCCAGCATCTCGTGGTAGCCGATTTCATCGCGCTCCGAGACATTGATCACCCCGCCCAGCGCCAGCACGGTGCCAAATTCCGGGGTGCGAAACACATCGACCTGTTGATAGGGCGTCTCCTGGCTGAAGAGCCACTCACTGACCACATGCTCGGTGACGGTGTTGCGGTTTAGAGGATCGCGAAAGACGATCTTGGCCATGATCTTCTCCTTAGTACGCTACGCTGAGGTGGGGGCGAACTTTGCGTGCGAGCCAAACCGCGCACAAACAAAGAACCACCGTCACCCGAGAGCCGGTGCTCTCGGGCGTAAGAAGGCGTCCCCTCCTCACCGAAAGCCTCCCGCGCATTTCAGTTGCGAGGCAGGGGCGGCGAGGAAGTCACGCAGTCGTCATTTCACCTTATTTATCGAGGTCGTCGCGGGTGACGCCGTAGGCCGAGGGCAGCGTGCCCGGGGCCACATCGAAACTGCCGCGTCGAAACTCAACGGTACTTTCCCGGGTCGCGCCGAAACGCTCCTTCAGAAAAGCATGAGCCTCCCACGGATCGATGACCGTGCCACAGGTAAACACATCGACCGCCGCATAGCCGTATTCGGGCCAGGTGTGAATCGTCAGGTGGCTTTCGCTGATCACCACCGCCCCGCTGACACCATGGGGGTTAAACTGGTGAAAATTCACACAGACGATATGGGCACCCATGCTTTCGGCTGCGGCTACCATGACCTCCTCCACAAAAGAGGCGTCATTGAGCTTTTCTGCAGGGCACCCGTAGTACTCGAGGATCAGTTGACGTCCGAGAGCTTCCAATTTGGTGTACCTCGTGGATGGTCGCCCCGGATCCACACTCCGTGTTGGTCTCTTCTCGGCCTGCGTCGAGCCGTTGAACTAATCAACGTGCCCTCCTCGAAGCGACCTCGCCAACGGAGCCTGGTCCAGAGCGAAGTTCGCTACCATCGTGCGCATAAGTCACCGTGGTGTGAGTTCACTCATGCCTCCGATCGCGGCCTGGCGAGGGCACGCTCCGAAGGCTGGCTACGCCCCCTGTACGGCTGGTCTTACGTCTCCCGACGTCGAGCTTTGCACCCCGCTACACAGCGGGCATACAACTCCGGAACAGGCCGACAGAGTTTGGGTGTCGCTACCGAAAAATTCACCGCTCGCAAGCGGGCCGCAATACCTAACATCTTGGCTTGGAAAATCAAGCTCAAAGCATCTATCGTGCCCCAAATTTTTGCCCCGGCGAGCGTCGAGATTCGACCCCGTCGGGCAGCACCTGATGGGAGTGTAACCGCATGAACAATCGTGACTACGCCCGAGTCCTCCAGGAGATCGCCCAGCTGATGGAGATCAGCGGTGAAAACCGGTTCAAAATTCGCGCCTTCGAGAACGCCACTCGCACGGTGGAGACCCTGCCCGAAGAGCTCGAAGCCGTCATGGATCGGGGCGACCTCAAAGAACTCAAAGGGATCGGCGCATCCATCGCCCAGGATCTGCTACAGATTCGCCAGCATGGCACCTGTGACATCCATCGCTCGCTGCTTGAGCGTCTGGATCCGGGGCTGCTCGATATGCTCAGAGTCCAGGGACTTGGCCCCAAGCGCATCAAACTCGTCTACCACGAGCTTGGCGTCTCCAATCTCGACGCGCTCAAAGAAGCCGCCGAGTCCGGACGTCTGCGCGAACTCAAAGGGCTGGGAGCCAAGACCGAAGAAAAAGTCCTCGCCGAGATCGAACGCCTGGCCCGCGGCGGCGACCGCACCCCGCTGCCCCAGGCACGACACGTTGCCGAATCGCTGCGCGATCAACTCGCCGCCCTCCCGCAGACCGAGCGCATCGCCATCGCCGGATCGATTCGACGCGGCCGCGAGACCATCGGCGATGTCGACCTGCTGGTATCATCCATGGACCCGGCGCCCATCCATCAAACCTTCTGCGGGCTTACCGAAGTCAAAGAGGTCCTGGTCAGCGGCGACACCAAAACGTCGGTGCGTCTGCACAACGGCATTCAGGTCGATTTACGCACGGTCAAAGACGAGGTTTTTGGCAGCGCTCTGCACTACTTCACCGGCAGCAAGGAGCACCATATCGAGCTGCGCACCCGCGCCAAACGCCAGGGCCTGCGCGTCAGCGAGTACGGGGTCTTCCGAGATGATGAGGATACTCCGATCGCCTCGCACACCGAGGAGGAGCTCTACCAGGCCCTGGGGCTTCCCTACATTCCTCCGGAACTTCGCGAGGGGCGCGGCGAAATCGAAAGCGCCGCGCGCCACGAGCTACCGGTGCTGCTACAGCCCGACCAGATCCGTGGCGATGGGCACATGCACACTACCGAAACCGACGGCCGCCACTCCATTGAGGAGATGGCTCTCGCCGCCCGGGATCTCGGCTACGAATTCATCGTCATTACCGACCACTCGCAGGCGGTGCGCGTGGCCAACGGCATGACTCCGGAGCGCTTCCGCGAGCACATGGCGCGTATCCGCGAGGCCGACGGCCGGGTCGAAGGCATCCGCATCCTGACCGGAATTGAGGTCGACATTCTCAA is a window from the Lujinxingia litoralis genome containing:
- the speE gene encoding polyamine aminopropyltransferase; protein product: MAKIVFRDPLNRNTVTEHVVSEWLFSQETPYQQVDVFRTPEFGTVLALGGVINVSERDEIGYHEMLAHVPLFAHPNPRRVLIIGGGDGGTLREVVKHPGVEEAVMVEIDQVVVEQCKKHLPQVASAFDHPKANLIIGDGLAYVNEAPDASFDVILVDSTDPVDAGVVLFTPEFYAACHRVLRADGILVPQSDSIVYQPTRVAGVGKMLRESFASVDFYTSIVPTYPGSLWAFAFASKGPHPTRGLDSARIAELDAQLSYYHEELHQAAFVLPKFLRDQLRG
- the speD gene encoding adenosylmethionine decarboxylase; amino-acid sequence: MDPGRPSTRYTKLEALGRQLILEYYGCPAEKLNDASFVEEVMVAAAESMGAHIVCVNFHQFNPHGVSGAVVISESHLTIHTWPEYGYAAVDVFTCGTVIDPWEAHAFLKERFGATRESTVEFRRGSFDVAPGTLPSAYGVTRDDLDK
- the polX gene encoding DNA polymerase/3'-5' exonuclease PolX, producing the protein MNNRDYARVLQEIAQLMEISGENRFKIRAFENATRTVETLPEELEAVMDRGDLKELKGIGASIAQDLLQIRQHGTCDIHRSLLERLDPGLLDMLRVQGLGPKRIKLVYHELGVSNLDALKEAAESGRLRELKGLGAKTEEKVLAEIERLARGGDRTPLPQARHVAESLRDQLAALPQTERIAIAGSIRRGRETIGDVDLLVSSMDPAPIHQTFCGLTEVKEVLVSGDTKTSVRLHNGIQVDLRTVKDEVFGSALHYFTGSKEHHIELRTRAKRQGLRVSEYGVFRDDEDTPIASHTEEELYQALGLPYIPPELREGRGEIESAARHELPVLLQPDQIRGDGHMHTTETDGRHSIEEMALAARDLGYEFIVITDHSQAVRVANGMTPERFREHMARIREADGRVEGIRILTGIEVDILKDGTLDMDHDLLAEADWVVGSIHSHFNQAPDQMTERLLRGMRTGLLSCLGHPTGRILGGRDGYRYDFDAIVEACVELGVALELNGSSGRLDLNAELAEKAHRQGAMLVLGSDAHSTAGLHDLSFAVQQARRAGLPAEAILNTLPVDAFLKATRPDL